One Candidatus Delongbacteria bacterium DNA window includes the following coding sequences:
- a CDS encoding alpha/beta hydrolase — protein sequence KEEFNGRKNHLIKTYKTVDNFDLEIHLFLPENVNLQKKSPVIVYFSGGSWTEGKPDWNFYSCQSYAKKGWVGVTVEYRLADRHGTLPFEAVMDAKSAIRWLRENANEYNIDPERIIASGNSAGGHLVLATALVENWNEKTDNLNFSCVPNVLLVNSGVYDLTEENSWIRAGLKSRNQDENIVIEISPNSLAPRKLPPTLIIHGMNDRNVAYSTAEEFVKKMNISGNKIVFKPLENAGHFIWWGQYGKQVAEIRENYLKEIGYE from the coding sequence CAAGGAAGAATTTAATGGCAGAAAAAATCATTTGATTAAAACATACAAAACCGTTGACAATTTTGATTTAGAAATACATTTGTTTTTACCTGAGAATGTTAATCTTCAGAAAAAAAGTCCTGTAATTGTGTACTTTAGCGGTGGTAGTTGGACTGAAGGTAAACCTGACTGGAATTTTTATTCCTGTCAAAGTTACGCTAAAAAAGGTTGGGTTGGAGTAACCGTGGAGTATAGACTGGCAGACAGACACGGTACACTTCCTTTCGAGGCAGTGATGGACGCAAAATCTGCAATACGATGGCTAAGAGAGAATGCCAATGAATATAATATTGACCCTGAAAGAATTATTGCATCTGGGAATAGTGCTGGTGGACATTTAGTACTTGCAACAGCGTTAGTTGAAAACTGGAATGAGAAAACTGACAATTTGAATTTTAGCTGTGTTCCTAATGTTCTACTGGTTAATTCAGGAGTTTACGATTTAACAGAAGAGAATTCTTGGATTCGTGCAGGTTTGAAAAGCAGAAATCAGGATGAAAATATAGTAATTGAAATTTCACCAAACAGTTTAGCCCCAAGAAAACTACCACCAACACTGATAATCCACGGCATGAATGATAGGAATGTAGCTTATTCTACAGCAGAAGAATTTGTAAAAAAAATGAATATTAGTGGGAATAAAATAGTATTTAAACCATTAGAAAATGCAGGACATTTTATTTGGTGGGGTCAATATGGTAAACAAGTTGCCGAAATCAGAGAAAACTATTTGAAAGAAATCGGATATGAATAA